The following is a genomic window from Opitutus sp. GAS368.
TAGTCGATCGTCGGCTCGAAGCTGGCGGGCGTGAGGCGCGTGATGTCGTTGCGCAGCTCGTCGAGCGTATAGCCCACGGCGAGCTTGGCGGCGATCTTGGCGATCGGGAAGCCGGTGGCCTTGGACGCCAGCGCCGAGGAACGCGACACGCGCGGGTTCATCTCGATGACGACCTGGCGGCCGGTCTGCGGGTCGATGGAGAACTGGATGTTGGAGCCGCCCGTCTCGACGCCGATCTCGCGGATGACGGCGAACGAGGCGTCGCGCATCACCTGGTATTCCTTGTCGGTGAGCGTGAGGGCCGGAGCGACGGTGATGGAATCGCCGGTGTGGACGCCCATCGGGTCGAAATTTTCAATCGAGCAGATGACGACGCATTGGTCCTTATGGTCGCGCATGACCTCCATCTCGTATTCCTTCCAGCCGAGGAGACATTCCTCCACGAGGACCTCGTGGGTCGGCGAGGCCTCGAGGCCGCCGTTGACGATCTGCTCGAATTCCTCGCGGTTGTAGGCGATGCCGCCGCCGGTGCCGCCGAGCGTGAAGCTCGGACGGATGATGAGCGGGAAGGTGCCGATCTTCTCGGCCGCGAGGCGGGCCTCCTCGAGCGTGTGGACGACGCCGGACTTGGCGACGTCGAGGCCGATGCGGAGCATGGCCTCCTTGAACAGGTTGCGGTCCTCGCCCATCTCGATCGCCGGCGGCTTGGCGCCGATCATCTCGCAGCCGTATTTCTCGAGGATGCCGGCCTTGTGCAGCGCCATCGAGAGGTTGAGCGCGGTCTGGCCACCCAGCGTGGGCAGCAGCGCGGACGGGCGTTCCTTGGCGATGATCTTCTCGAGAATCTCGACCGTGAGCGGCTCGATGTAGGTGACGTCGGCGAACTCCGGATCGGTCATGATCGTGGCCGGGTTGGAGTTCACGAGGATGACCTTGTAGCCCTCTTCCTTGAGGGCCTTGCACGCCTGCGTGCCAGAGTAGTCAAACTCGCAGGCCTGGCCGATGATAATGGGGCCGGCGCCGATGATGAGGATGGACTTAAGGTCGGTGCGTTTGGGCATGCGCGTAGATTTCAACGAGGTTTGAGTCGCCCCTAGGGTGGCGCAAGCGGGAATTGAGCAAATCCGACGGCGTTCCGGTGACATAAACGCCGGGCCGGCGCTGAACGATGCAACCATCTGATGCCTTGCCGGCACGGAGAACCGAGGACAGAAGACGGAGGATAGAGAACCGGAGACCGAAGACCGCTCCAGCCACCCCTTTCCAGATCTGTCCTCCGTCTTCTTTCCTCTGTCCTCCGATCAAATGCCCCTCGATTTCAACCTCCAGGCCTTCGAACGCCCCCGCATTGTCCAGGTCGCCGAGGCGGCCCTGGCCAGCGAACCGCGCAGCATCACCACGGCCGTCAACCCCCGCAGCGCCGGCGGCCCGCACGACTTTTCCTCCGAGGGCGACTACTGGTGGCCCGACCCGGCCAATCCCGCCGGTCCCTACCTCCAGCGCGACGGGCTGACCAATCCCGACAACTTCGTCGCCCACCGCCAGCTGCTGCTCGGCTTTGCCCGGGACTTCGGCGCGCTGGCGGCGGCCTGGCGCGTCAGCGGCGACGAACGCTTCGCCGCCGCCGCCGTGCGCCATGCGCACAAGTGGTTTGTCGACCCGGCCACGCGGATGAACCCCAGCCTGCTCTACTCGCAGGCCATCAAGGGTCGCAGCACCGGCCGCAGCATCGGGGTGATCGACACCCTGCACCTCGCCGAGGTGGCGCTCGGGGTCGAGGCCCTGCGCGGCTCGAAGGCGCTGACCCCGGCCGAGGACGCCGCGCTCACCGGCTGGTTCCGCGACTACCTGCACTGGCTGCGCACGCATCCCTACGGCGTCGAGGAGAGCAACGCGAAGAACAACCACGGCACCTGCGCCTGGCTGCAGATCGCCTGTTTCGCCCGGCTCACCGGCGACCAGGCCGCGCTGGCCGAGAGCCGGGCGCGCCTGAAGGGAGTCCTGCTCCCGGGCCAGCTCGCCGCCGACGGCAGTTTCCCCGAGGAGCTGCGCCGCACCAAGCCCTACGGCTATTCCATTTTCAACCTCGACGTGATGACGGCGCTTGCCGTCGTGTGCTCCACGCCCGGCGACAACCTGATGACGTGGTCACTGCCCGACGGCCGCAACCTGGCGCAAGGCGTGACCTGGCTCGCGCCGTTTCTCGCCGACAAGAATCTCTGGCTGAAAACCGTCCACCGGGCCGCGCCCGGGCCCGATGGCGCCGCCAAGCCGACGAACGAACTCGTGAAACCCGACGTGATGTATTGGGACAACTGGCCGGTGCGGCAGCCCAGCCTGATTTTCGGCGCGCTCGCCACCGGCCGGCGCGACTGGCTGGAACTCTGGCAAAAGCTCGACCCGGACCCGACGGTCGGGGAAATCCGCCGGAACTTTCCGATCCGCAATCCCGTGTTGTGGGTGCGGTGAGCCGCGCCGGCCTCAACCGAAGCGGCTGACGTCAATCCCGAGCGCCCTGGCCGCGCGGGCCTTGTCCCCCCGGCAAGCCTGCAGGGCGCGGGCGAGATAGTCCTTTTCCTGGGCGGCGAGGTAGTCGGCCAGGGGCGGCCAGTCCTTCAATTCGCGGAGAGAGACCGGCAGCTGGGCCGCGGTGATGACCCGCGTCTCGGTGGAGGCGACCAGCCGCGAAACGACCTGGGTAAACTCGAACAAATTGCCCGGCCAGAAATAGGCGCGGAACGCCGCCAGCGCGTCCTCCGCAAACTCCACCATCTTGGCATCAAACTGCGGGTTCGTGACTTTCGCGGCCGCCTCCTTGAGCAGGACCGGGATATCCTCGGGACGTTCGCGCAGCGGCGGCAGGTGCACCGGCAGCGCGGCGACCCGGTAGAACAGTTCCTCGTTGAACCCGCCCTCCTCCGCCAGCTTCTCCAGGTCCTCCTCGCTGGAACACACGAGGCGGAAAGTATGGGCGTTGTTGCGGAGCACGGAAATCATCTCCACCTGCGCATCCTTGTGCAGGCTTTGCAGGTGCTGCAGAAAAAGCGTGCCGCCCTGGGCCTCCTGCACCCAGGCGCCGCCCGCGCCATTCTGCCCGAGCAGGCCGGCCCGCAGCGTCTCCAGGGAGCTCTGCCGGCAATCGATCGTGATGAAGGGGCTGCCCGCGGGCGAGCCGGCGGCATGCAGCAGTTCCGCGGCCACCAGGTGGCCGCTGCCGATTTCGCCCGAGATGAGGACGGGGGTGCGCGCCGTGGCGAGCTTCTTGAGCTGGGCGATGAGCCGCTTGATCTTCGCGCTGGGCCCCGGGAGCCGGGCCTCGAAATCCCCGGCCTGGACCGCCGGAGCGGTGCCCAAGGTCTCGCGTTCGAGGACGGAGCGGCGGAACTCCAGGCCGCGCTTTAGCGCCTGCATGAGCTCATCGACCTTGAAGGGTTTTTGCAGGTAGTCGAACGCACCGAACTTCAAGGCCTGGATCGCGCTCTCGGTGCTGGCGTAGGCCGTCATAATGATGACCACCACGGTGGGATCATAGGCCTTGAGCTGCTTGAGCAGCGTGATGCCGTCCATCGGCTTCATGTCGATGTCGGCGAGCACGAGGTCGTATTTCTCCGCCTTGTAGCGGGCCAGCCCTTTCTCCCCGTCGGTCGCGAACGCGGTCTTGTAACCGGTCGGCTGGATCACAGCCTCGAGCATCTCGTGGATCGAGATGAGGTCATCGACAATGAGGAGGGAAGGCATGGGAAATAGGCGGGCAAGTTGCCCGCGTCACCGCGGGCCGGCAAGGAGCTTTCAGCGCCGGGCGGAGGTTACTGCAGGCCGCCGGCCACCGCACCGAGTTGGAAGATCGGCAGGAACATGGCCATGACGATGCCGCCGACCACCACGCCGAGGAACACGATGAGCAAGGGCTCGATCAGGGAGGTGAGCGCGCCCACGGTGGCATCGATCTCGGTATCGTAGAAGTCCGCGATCTTGTTCATCATGCCGTCCACGTTGCCGGTGGTTTCACCGGCCTTGACCATGTGCTTCATCATGGGCGGGAAGAAGGGATTGACCGCCATGATGTCGGAGACCTGGCCGCCCTGGCTGACGTGCTTGGCGATCTCGGCGCAGGCGTCCTCGACCTGGCACTTGCCGCTGGCGGACGAGACGATTTCCAGCGTGCGCAGGATGGGCACGCCCGAACGCATGAGCGTGGCGTAGGTGCGGCAGAATCGGGAGAGGGCGATCTTGTGCACGAGGTTGCCGAAGATGGGCGCCTTCACGAGGAAGTTGTCCTTCTGGCGGCGGCCGTTGGGGGTCGCGATGTATTTGCTGCCGAAGAAATAGATGCCATAAGCGGCCAAGACGAGCGTCCACCCGCCAAGATGTGGCGGCATCGCCTTCATGAAATCGCTCAGGTCGATGAGCATCTGCGTGGGCTTGGGCAGCTTGGCGCCGAAGTCCGCGAACATCGCCGCGAACACCGGGATGACGAAGATCAGCAGCACGTTGACCAGCGCGATCGCCAGGCCGATGACCGCGACCGGATAGGTCATGGCGGACTTGACCTTCTTGGTCAGCTTGACCGTGGACTCGAAGTAGCCGGCCACCTTGCCGAGAATCTCGGCGAGGCCGCCGGACGCTTCACCGGCCTCGACCATGGAGATGAAGAGATTGGGGAAGGATTTGGGAA
Proteins encoded in this region:
- a CDS encoding alginate lyase family protein → MPLDFNLQAFERPRIVQVAEAALASEPRSITTAVNPRSAGGPHDFSSEGDYWWPDPANPAGPYLQRDGLTNPDNFVAHRQLLLGFARDFGALAAAWRVSGDERFAAAAVRHAHKWFVDPATRMNPSLLYSQAIKGRSTGRSIGVIDTLHLAEVALGVEALRGSKALTPAEDAALTGWFRDYLHWLRTHPYGVEESNAKNNHGTCAWLQIACFARLTGDQAALAESRARLKGVLLPGQLAADGSFPEELRRTKPYGYSIFNLDVMTALAVVCSTPGDNLMTWSLPDGRNLAQGVTWLAPFLADKNLWLKTVHRAAPGPDGAAKPTNELVKPDVMYWDNWPVRQPSLIFGALATGRRDWLELWQKLDPDPTVGEIRRNFPIRNPVLWVR
- a CDS encoding sigma-54 dependent transcriptional regulator; this encodes MPSLLIVDDLISIHEMLEAVIQPTGYKTAFATDGEKGLARYKAEKYDLVLADIDMKPMDGITLLKQLKAYDPTVVVIIMTAYASTESAIQALKFGAFDYLQKPFKVDELMQALKRGLEFRRSVLERETLGTAPAVQAGDFEARLPGPSAKIKRLIAQLKKLATARTPVLISGEIGSGHLVAAELLHAAGSPAGSPFITIDCRQSSLETLRAGLLGQNGAGGAWVQEAQGGTLFLQHLQSLHKDAQVEMISVLRNNAHTFRLVCSSEEDLEKLAEEGGFNEELFYRVAALPVHLPPLRERPEDIPVLLKEAAAKVTNPQFDAKMVEFAEDALAAFRAYFWPGNLFEFTQVVSRLVASTETRVITAAQLPVSLRELKDWPPLADYLAAQEKDYLARALQACRGDKARAARALGIDVSRFG
- a CDS encoding type II secretion system F family protein gives rise to the protein MATPAAAKSQQSSVRAAQALAKQKSLEKKAKTYGLGLAELSIFTSQLASLLQAGLPLVSCLEALQDQTEDQIFRIVIRDVRNDISTGTSFSASVKKFPKSFPNLFISMVEAGEASGGLAEILGKVAGYFESTVKLTKKVKSAMTYPVAVIGLAIALVNVLLIFVIPVFAAMFADFGAKLPKPTQMLIDLSDFMKAMPPHLGGWTLVLAAYGIYFFGSKYIATPNGRRQKDNFLVKAPIFGNLVHKIALSRFCRTYATLMRSGVPILRTLEIVSSASGKCQVEDACAEIAKHVSQGGQVSDIMAVNPFFPPMMKHMVKAGETTGNVDGMMNKIADFYDTEIDATVGALTSLIEPLLIVFLGVVVGGIVMAMFLPIFQLGAVAGGLQ